CGCCGGTCGACGGTCCGGCCGTCGGTCGGCTGCTCCGAACGGACGACCTGCCGTGTCCGGGTGGAGCACCCCACCGCCCCCGGTGAACAGCCCGTGGCCGCCGGGTGACGACCTCGTCGCGACCGGCCGCTCAGCGCCGCGGGTACCGGACGTCGACGTGCAGGACGCGGTCGTTGCCGACCACCTCGTCCAGGTCGGCGGTCGTCGTCAGCCAGATGTCGCCCGCGTGGTCGAGCGCGACCGTGCGCAGCCGGCCGTAGGCGCCCTGGAAGTAGACCCACGGGTCGACCAGGTCGCCGGCGTGGTCGATGCGCATCCGGTGGACCCGCTGCCCGACCGTGGTCGCCACGAACACGTGGTCGTTGATGATGACCAGGCCGCTGGGCCCGCCGGACGTCGTCGCCCACGTCCTCTTCGGCGGCACGCTGTCCTCGCAGTAGCCCTGAGTGCCCTCGCAGCCGGGCCAGCCGTAGTTGCCGCCGCGCTCGATGAGGTTGATCTCGTCCAGCGAGTTGTTGCCGAACTCCGTCGCCCAGAGCCTGCCCCGGGAGTCGAACGCCATCCCCTGGACGTTGCGGTGCCCGTAGCTCCAGATCGCCTTGCCGGGGAACGGGTTGTCCGGCGGGACCGAGCCGTCCGGGTGGATGCGCAGGATCTTGCCCGCGTTGGTGTCCAGGTTCTGCCCGTAGCTGCCGTTCTGCGCGTCGCCGGTGGAGACGAACAGGTACCGGCCGTCCGGGCTGAACCGCAGCCCGCCGCCGTTGTGGTAGCGGTTCCTGGGCACGCCCACGAAGATCGGGGTCCAGTCGGACAGGGAGTCGTCGACCAGCGTGACCCGCACGACCTGGTTGCCGCCCGCCGCCGTGTGGTAGACGAACAGGTGCCGGTCGACGGCGAACCGCGGTGACACCGCGAGGCCGAGGACACCGCCCTCGCCGCCGGTCGACTCCGCCCCCGGCACCCGCCCGAGGTCGGTCCGCGCACCGCCCGGGGTCAACCGGTACAGCGCGAACGTCTCCCGCTCGGACACCACCGCCGTGCCGTCGGGCAGGAACGCCACGCCCCACGGCACGTCCGTGCCGTCGCGCAACGTCGTCACCCGGCCGAGGACCGGCACCCCCGGCGCCGCGGCGGAGGCCGCCGGCGACGGGTCGGCGGACGCGGTCGGGGGCGCGATCGGGGGCGCGGCGTCGGTGCGCATGACGACGTTCTCGCCGGCCTGCGAGACGTTGGACGCGGCGTCGCGCGCGAGCACCGTCCAGTCGTACCTGGTGCCGGGCGCGAGGCCGGTGACGGTGGCGGCCAGGTCCGCGCCGGGCACGGACGCCATGAGCTGCCCGTGCTGGTAGATGTCGTACCCGACCACCCCGACGTCGTCCTCGGCCGCCGACCACGCCAGGGACGCGCTGGTCGCCGACTTTCCGGTGACCCGCAGGTCGGTCGGCGAGGTCGGCGGCGCGGTGTCCGCGCCGTGCCCGAGCGCCGAGGCGGGCACGACGAGCAGCGACAGCACCGTCGCGGTGGCGACCGCGAGCCGTCGGCGTGCGTCGCGCGCCATCACCGGCTCCGGTGGGACGCGGCCCAGCGGCGGAACTCGGCGCGCGAGGACGGCACGTCCAGCGCGATCCGGTCCAGCAGCTCCACCCGGCGGCGGCCGGCGGGCAGCGCGAACGACGAGCGCAGCGCGCCGACGTGGCCGGCCGAGAACGGCACCAGCCGGACCGGCGCCCCCTCGGGGTCGGCGAGCGCGTCCAGCTGGTCGGCCATCACCGCCCCGTCGCCGACCCGCGCGTGCAGCGCGGCCTCGTGCAGGAAGAACCGCGCGGCCTCGATGCCGTCGTGCGCGCCGTCGACGCCGAGCGCGAGGGCGTACGCGGGCGTGCGCAGCGGCTCCGGGACGCACAGCGTCTCGAAGACCACCACGTCGCACCCGGCCGGGTCGTCGGCGGTCTCACCGGGACGGCGGCCGACGAGCCTGATCAGGTCGATCAGGTCCGGCCCGCCCCGATCGCGGTCCACCGTGGACGGTCCACTCGACCAGCCCCACCCCGGCACCAGCCTCAGCGGCGGCCGGGTGTCCTCACCTGCGGTCACGGAGCGCCACCGTAGTGACGATGACCAGCGGTTTCGAGTCCGGATCAGGAAAGACACCCTAAAGTGGACAGGGCAAGCCGTACGTACTGATTGGATTTCCCCAGGCGGCCCTGACAACATCGACAGGTGCCCAGGGTGAGCCAGGACCACCTCGATGCCCGTCGCCGTCAGATCCTCGACGGCGCGCGCTCGTGCTTCGCGCGCTTCGGCTACGAAGGCGCGACCGTGCGCCGCCTGGAAGAGGCTACCGGCCTGTCCAGGGGCGCGATCTTCCACCACTTCCGGGACAAGGAGTCGCTGTTCCTCGCGCTCGCCGAGGACGACGCGCTGCGGATGGCCGAGGTCGTCGCCCAACAGGGCCTGGTGCAGGTGATGCGCGACCTGCTGCACCCGCCCGACCCGAACGACGTGGAGCACCCGGCGGACTGGCTCGGCACCAGGCTGGAGGTGTCGCGCCGGCTGCGCACCGACCCGGAGTTCCGGGCCCGGTGGGCGGAGCGGTCGCGGCAGCTCACCGACGCGACCCGGCAGCGGTTGGAGCGCCAGCGCGAGGCCGGGAAGCTGCGGGACGACGTCGACGTGGACGTGCTGACGTCGTTCCTGGAACTGGTCCTGGAGGGCCTGGTGTCGCACCTGGCCATGGGCCTGCCCGCGGACGACCTCGAACCCGTGCTCGACCTGGTCGAGGAGAGCGTGCGGCGGCACCGCCGAACGGGCTGATGGTCCGGTACCTGTGGGCCGCCGGCCTCGCCCGGCTGGCCGACGAGATGGTCGTCGTGGCCGTCGTGGTGCTGGCCCTGGCGCGCAGCGATTCGTCCGTGCTGTCCGGCGTGGTGATCGCGGCGTACACGGTGCCGTCGATCGTGTCCGGTCCGCTGCTCGGCGCGTGGCTCGACCGCGCCCGGCGGCCGGTGGCGGCGTTGGCGGCCAACCAGTTCGCGCTGTCGGCGATGGCGGTGGCGATGGTGTTCGTGCCCGCGCCCTGGCTGGTGCCGGTCGCCTTCGTCGCGGGGATCACGCTGCCGCTGACCAGCGGCGGGTTCACCAGCCTGGTGCCGCGGCTGGCGACCGACCTGCCGCGGGCCACGTCGCAGGACGCGCTGGTGTTCAACGCGGCGGCCATCGGCGGGCCGGCGCTGGCGGGCGTGCTGGGCGCGGTGGCGTCGCCCGCCGTCGCGGTGGCGGCGGTGGCCGTGCTGTCGTTGGCGGGCGGGTTGTGCACCACGGCGCTGCGCGTGCCGCCGCACCCTCCCGCCGAGCACCCGTCCTTGGGCGCGGCGATGAAGCGGGGTCTGCGCCACCTGGCCACCACGGCGCCGTTGCGCGGCGCGACCATCGCGTCCGCGGTCGGGTACGGGTCGATCGGCATGCTCACCACGGCGCTGCCGCTGCACCTGACCGCGCTCGGCGTGGACCGGGACCGGACCGGGCTGGTGTGGGCGGCGATCGAGGTCGGCTGCGTGGTGAGCGTCCTCGCGGTGCGCAGACACCTGCCGCGGTGGCGCCCCGAGCGCGTGGTGTTCGTCGCGGTGGCGCTCTACGGGGTGACGCTCGCCCTGTGGCCGCTCACCTCGCACTTCCCGGTGCTGCTCGGGTTGGCCCTGGTGAGCGGGATCGCGCAGGGGCCGACCCTGACCGCGACGATGACCGCGCGGCAGCGGTACACGCCGGGTCCGCTGCTCGGGCAGGTCTCCACCACGGGCGCGAGCCTGAAGCTCGGCGCGTTCGCGCTCGGCGCGGCCGGCGGTGGCGCGCTGCTGACCGCGTGGTCGCCCGCGGCGGTGATCCTGTCGGTGGCGGTCGGCCAACTGGCGGGGTCGTCACTCGGAGCAGCCACCTCAAGGGCGAAGCGCGCGGTCGACGCGACCCCATAGGATCGCCGGCATGGCTGACCCGCGACCTGCCCACGTGCACCGGGTGCGGGTGCGCCCGGTCGACTGCGACCGCCAGGGGATCGTGCACGCCTCGCGCTACCCGGTCTTCTTCGAGGCCGCGATGGTGGAGACGCTGCGGTCGCTGCTGGGTTCGTACCGGGAGCTGGAGAAGCACGGCATCGACTTCGTGATGGCGGAGACGTCCATCCGGTACCTCAACCCGGCCCGGTTCGACGACCTGCTGCGGATCGCGGTGCGGGTGCGCACGCTCGGCACCACCACGTTGACCATGGGCTTCGACGCGGACGTCGACGGCACGGCGGTCGCCACCGGCTGGAACCGCTACGTCTCCTTCGGCACGCCGGAGCTGCGCAGCACCCCGATCCCGGCGGACTTCCGCAGGGTCCTGGAACGCCGACCGACGACCACCAGGCCCGCGCCCAGGAACGGGGCCGAACGCGTGACCCGCACCTGAACCGGGACCCAGCCCCTCGCCACCGAGAGCCTGCGCCCTCTAGGTCCGCACCCTCGTCCCGACGCCGACGGCGTGCCCCGCGCCCACCCCCTCGGCTCGCGCCACCACCCGGCCGCCCTCCACCCGGATCGCGGTCTCCGTCTCGTCGCTCACCGAGGGCACCCCGGCCGCCCGCGCCAACGCCCCGGTCTCGTCGCACACGACCCGCACCCCGGGCCACGCGCCGACCGGGAAAGCCTGCCGCAGGCACGTGCACACCTGCGCCAGCACCAGCCGCGCCAGCGGCGCCAGCTCCTCCGGCGTGCCGGTGACCATCGCGACGGTCACCCGAGCGCCGGTCCGCACCGCCTCCTCGGCGGCGGCCAGCCGGTTCAGCCCCAGCACGACCACCACGCCGTCCTCGACCGGCGTCACCTCCTCGCCGCGCACGAGGTCCAGCGCGGCCGGCGGGGTCCACGGCCGGTCCTCGCCCGAGACCACCGCGCCGGGTGGCGCGGCCCACCAGTCGTTCAGCTCCAGGCCCGCGAGCCGTTCGCACGCCGTGACCACGTCGAACGGCTCCAGGAAGCCCGGCGCGGCGGCGGCCAGCCCGCTCGCGCCGTGCAGGGTGGCGAGCACGACCTCGGCGGTGCGGACCAGCCGCGCCGGCGGTCCGCCGGGCGACGGCGGGCCGGTCGGCGCCACCGGGGCGACGGCTTCCAGCGCGAGGCTGAGCAGCAGGGCGTCGAGCTTCAGCAGCTGGGTGAACGGGCGGCGCGTCCCCTCCTCCGCCGCCACCTCGGCCGCGAGGTCCCGTGAGAGCGGGTCGAGGCTGAGCGAGGTGACCCACGCCCTGGCCAGCGCGCCGAGGGCCTGGCGGCGGTCCGCGCCGCGGTGCGGGTCGGCCGGCGCGGTCGCGCGCTCCGCCAGGTCGGCCAGCACCGCGAAGTAGAGCGCGCGCTTGCCGGGGAAGTTCGAGTAGACCGCGCCCCGGGTCAGCTCGGCGCGCTGGGCGATCGAGTCGACCTTGGCCTCCCGGAACCCGCGTTCGACGAATTCGGCGCGGGCGGCGTCCAGCACCCTCAGCCGGTTGCGCTCCTGCGTCTCCGCCCTGCTCAGCCGCACGGTCACGCTCCCTGTTTGCCGATCACCGCACGAACAGGATACCGTCACCATTCAGATGATAAGAACATCTGATGTGAACATCTGGAGGCTCGCGGTGACCGTTCCCGAGATCGACCTGACCGACCCCGAAGTGCTGCTCGACCCGTTCACCGCCCACGGGGAGGCGCGCGAGAAGTGCCCGGTGGCGCGGACGCACGTGCCCGGAATGGGCGACATGTGGATCGTCACCCAGCACGAGGACGCCAAGGCGGTGCTCGGCGACCCGCGCTTCGAGCTGAACGCCAACAGCTTCATGAGCCTGCCGGGCATCCCCGAGCACGTCCGGCCCTACCTGCGCACGATGTCCGAGCTGAACGGCCCCGAGCACGTCCGGCTGCGCCGGCTGGCCGCGCCCGCGTTCACCGCCCGCCGGGCCGAGGACTTCCGCCCGCGCATCGAGGCGATCGTGTCCGCGCTGCTCGACGCCCTGCCCGAAGGCGACGCGGTGGACCTGGCGGAGCACTTCGCCCGCCCGCTGCCGATGGACGTGATCTGCGAGCTGGTCGGCATCCCCGCCGAGGACCGGCCGCGCTGGCGCGAGTACGGCGCGGCCGTGGTCGGCGGCTTCGGACCGGCGTTCGTCGCGGCCATCCCGGGGATCGTCGAAGGCGCGATCGCGGCCGTGGAGCGCCGACGGGCGGCGCCGGCGGACGACCTGATCTCCCAGCTGCTGCGGGCGCAGGGCGAGGACGGCGACCGCCTCAGCGACGCGGAGCTGGTCACGCTGGTCTGGCAGCTGGTGCTGGCCGGGCAGACGCCGGCCAACCTCGTCGTCAACGGCCTCGAAGCGCTGCTCACCCACCCCGACCAGCTCGCCGCGGTGCGCGCGGACCCCGGCTCGGTGCCGCGCGCGGTCGAGGAGCTGACCCGGTGGGTCGGGCCGCAGCTGCTCACCGCGCCCCGGTTCGCGCTGGAGGAGGTGGCGTTCGGCGACGTGGTGATCGGCAAGGGCGAGCCGGTGATGACCTCGATCGCGGCGGCCAACCGCGACCCGCGGGCGTACACCGCGCCGGACGAGCTGGACGTCACCCGCACGCCCCGGGTCGGGCACCTCGGCTACTCGCACGGCGCGCACTTCTGCCTCGGGGCGGCGTTCGCCAGGGTGCAGACCCAGGTCGCCCTGTCGGCCGTGCTGAGCCGCTTCCCCGACCTGGCACTGGCCGAGACGCCACGCCCGACGCCGGACGGCGGCACGTGGCGGTTGGCGTCGCTGGTGGTGAGCGTCAGGGGCTGAAGAACCGGTCGAAGACCTCGTCGGCGACCACCTCGACACCCCGGCCGTCCGTGTCGACCACCAGATCCGCCCCGGGCGGCGGTGGCGTGACGAAGGTGCTCTGAGCCAGGTCGACGTACGCGCTCTTGGCGGTGGTCACGAGCCGGCTGAGCACCGCCCAGCCCACCGCCGACTTGCCCACCGCGCGCGGCCGGTCGTGTCCACGGTGAAGTCGGCGAACTTGACCCGGTGGTTCCCCAGCCAGCATCCGGTAGACCCGCCGGCCGACCGTCGACTTGCCGACGCCCGAGGGGCCCAGCAGCCAGAGGACGGCGGTCATCCGGCGGAGCGCGGTTCGGCCCGGTCCGGCGGGACGACCGGGTTTCCGACCCCGCAGCCCTGCCTTGAACCTTTCTCGCGTTCGCGCCACGGTGGTGGTATGCCGTCCACGGTGAAGAACGCGACGCTGCTGCTCCTGGGGCGCACCATCGTCCGGGCGCAGGCGCTCCTCGGCGACCCCGCCGCCCGGCTGTTCGGGCTGAGCCCGAACCGCGACCCCTACCCCGTCTACGAGTCGGTGCGGCGGCAGGGCGCGCTGGTGAAGAGCAGGATGGGGCTGTACCTCACCCCCTCGCACGAGCTGTGCTCGTCGCTGCTGCGCGACCCCGGCTTCGGCCCGCTGCCGGCGGGCGCGCTGTCGCCCGTCGACTCGACGGTCGAGGTGGCCGGGCGGCGGCTGGTGAACCCGGTCGAGGAGTCCTTCCTGGT
This genomic window from Saccharothrix sp. HUAS TT1 contains:
- a CDS encoding PQQ-dependent sugar dehydrogenase, which codes for MARDARRRLAVATATVLSLLVVPASALGHGADTAPPTSPTDLRVTGKSATSASLAWSAAEDDVGVVGYDIYQHGQLMASVPGADLAATVTGLAPGTRYDWTVLARDAASNVSQAGENVVMRTDAAPPIAPPTASADPSPAASAAAPGVPVLGRVTTLRDGTDVPWGVAFLPDGTAVVSERETFALYRLTPGGARTDLGRVPGAESTGGEGGVLGLAVSPRFAVDRHLFVYHTAAGGNQVVRVTLVDDSLSDWTPIFVGVPRNRYHNGGGLRFSPDGRYLFVSTGDAQNGSYGQNLDTNAGKILRIHPDGSVPPDNPFPGKAIWSYGHRNVQGMAFDSRGRLWATEFGNNSLDEINLIERGGNYGWPGCEGTQGYCEDSVPPKRTWATTSGGPSGLVIINDHVFVATTVGQRVHRMRIDHAGDLVDPWVYFQGAYGRLRTVALDHAGDIWLTTTADLDEVVGNDRVLHVDVRYPRR
- a CDS encoding Scr1 family TA system antitoxin-like transcriptional regulator, whose translation is MTAGEDTRPPLRLVPGWGWSSGPSTVDRDRGGPDLIDLIRLVGRRPGETADDPAGCDVVVFETLCVPEPLRTPAYALALGVDGAHDGIEAARFFLHEAALHARVGDGAVMADQLDALADPEGAPVRLVPFSAGHVGALRSSFALPAGRRRVELLDRIALDVPSSRAEFRRWAASHRSR
- a CDS encoding TetR/AcrR family transcriptional regulator, whose product is MPRVSQDHLDARRRQILDGARSCFARFGYEGATVRRLEEATGLSRGAIFHHFRDKESLFLALAEDDALRMAEVVAQQGLVQVMRDLLHPPDPNDVEHPADWLGTRLEVSRRLRTDPEFRARWAERSRQLTDATRQRLERQREAGKLRDDVDVDVLTSFLELVLEGLVSHLAMGLPADDLEPVLDLVEESVRRHRRTG
- a CDS encoding MFS transporter, encoding MVRYLWAAGLARLADEMVVVAVVVLALARSDSSVLSGVVIAAYTVPSIVSGPLLGAWLDRARRPVAALAANQFALSAMAVAMVFVPAPWLVPVAFVAGITLPLTSGGFTSLVPRLATDLPRATSQDALVFNAAAIGGPALAGVLGAVASPAVAVAAVAVLSLAGGLCTTALRVPPHPPAEHPSLGAAMKRGLRHLATTAPLRGATIASAVGYGSIGMLTTALPLHLTALGVDRDRTGLVWAAIEVGCVVSVLAVRRHLPRWRPERVVFVAVALYGVTLALWPLTSHFPVLLGLALVSGIAQGPTLTATMTARQRYTPGPLLGQVSTTGASLKLGAFALGAAGGGALLTAWSPAAVILSVAVGQLAGSSLGAATSRAKRAVDATP
- a CDS encoding acyl-CoA thioesterase, whose translation is MADPRPAHVHRVRVRPVDCDRQGIVHASRYPVFFEAAMVETLRSLLGSYRELEKHGIDFVMAETSIRYLNPARFDDLLRIAVRVRTLGTTTLTMGFDADVDGTAVATGWNRYVSFGTPELRSTPIPADFRRVLERRPTTTRPAPRNGAERVTRT
- a CDS encoding TetR family transcriptional regulator; amino-acid sequence: MRLSRAETQERNRLRVLDAARAEFVERGFREAKVDSIAQRAELTRGAVYSNFPGKRALYFAVLADLAERATAPADPHRGADRRQALGALARAWVTSLSLDPLSRDLAAEVAAEEGTRRPFTQLLKLDALLLSLALEAVAPVAPTGPPSPGGPPARLVRTAEVVLATLHGASGLAAAAPGFLEPFDVVTACERLAGLELNDWWAAPPGAVVSGEDRPWTPPAALDLVRGEEVTPVEDGVVVVLGLNRLAAAEEAVRTGARVTVAMVTGTPEELAPLARLVLAQVCTCLRQAFPVGAWPGVRVVCDETGALARAAGVPSVSDETETAIRVEGGRVVARAEGVGAGHAVGVGTRVRT
- a CDS encoding cytochrome P450, with translation MTVPEIDLTDPEVLLDPFTAHGEAREKCPVARTHVPGMGDMWIVTQHEDAKAVLGDPRFELNANSFMSLPGIPEHVRPYLRTMSELNGPEHVRLRRLAAPAFTARRAEDFRPRIEAIVSALLDALPEGDAVDLAEHFARPLPMDVICELVGIPAEDRPRWREYGAAVVGGFGPAFVAAIPGIVEGAIAAVERRRAAPADDLISQLLRAQGEDGDRLSDAELVTLVWQLVLAGQTPANLVVNGLEALLTHPDQLAAVRADPGSVPRAVEELTRWVGPQLLTAPRFALEEVAFGDVVIGKGEPVMTSIAAANRDPRAYTAPDELDVTRTPRVGHLGYSHGAHFCLGAAFARVQTQVALSAVLSRFPDLALAETPRPTPDGGTWRLASLVVSVRG